ATGATAACCAACACTCCATGAATTCCTGCGATACAGCTGAGCTCCTTCGTACACCCTCTCCTTGTGTGGTAGAGTCTGACCATGAAGCAGAACCTTTTGAGGCTGGGAACACTGGTGTTGGTGTAGAGGCCAGCAACCCCTCAAGTGTAGAGCAACTACAAAAAGCCCAGGTCGAGCAGGATCAGTCAGCAACTATATCTTCGATTCATAAAGAAAATAGCCAAGGGTTCTGCATACAAATGAACGATGGGATTCAGTCAACGGCAGACATTCCTGCCACATCCACTCCAAAGAAACAGACGGTGAATGGACACTCCGATAGTACACAAATTCTGGAGGGGCGATACATACGAAGCGCATACCGCAGAGATGGCACAAGAGTAGGTTGGTACTGCTACACTTCAGACtctcaaaaaataaaactgattgtTTTGCCTAAAGCACAAAGACTCAATCCTGCACCTAATTTCTGTTTCCAGATTTGTGGTGTGATGTGCACAGGACTGACCTCCTTGATGGAAGttctttgttctgtgtgtggatgAGTCGGCCTGGCCAGCAGGGGACCCTGTTGCAGACAGATCGATCACTGCAAAACCAATCAGGAGCCAGCCTAGGAGAGGTCAGTCAAGACCTTAAATAATATGAGTGTTAATATTTCTTTAGCTTGTGCTGATTTCAACTCATCATTCTTAAATAATTTCAAACCTTTTTAGAGAATTTTTGAGGCCAGCCATGGGGAAGCACTACGCTCCACCATGGACCTGGAGCAGTCTCAAGCTTGTGACGGGCAGTTTGAAGAAGAATACCAGCCTCTTAAAGCTGTGGGGAAAGGAGCCTTTGGTTTTGTCTGGAAGGCAGTAAGGCGCAGTGATGGAGAAGAAGTGAGAACATTTTATTCAATGCAGAAACACATCCCATTCCCATTGTATACAATGTGCAGCGATTTCTATGTACAACCCCAATTCCAAAGAAGTTGTGACACTTTGTAAAACATTAATACAACAGAATGTGATGATTCAGTTGTTAACACTTGTGTCCACAGCCTGCCAACAACCAagttttgatgatgttttattattatttgagtatttctattttttaaatgtgcaggtGGTGGTGAAGTTTATTAGCAAGGTCAGGATAGTGAATGACTGCTGGGTAGATGACCCCATGCTGGGACGAGTCAGCCAGGAGATCGCCATACTGACACGAGTACAGCACCACAACATAGTCAAGGTAACTGGGTTGAATAAAAaccttttatttattgtattaaaTTATTTTGCTCATCATATCTGTGTATCTGCCACCAGGTGCTGGAGGTGTTTGAGAATGGGAGTTACTTCCAGATGGTGATGGAGAAACATGGAGATGGCGTGGACCTTTTTGAATTCATAGACATGCAACCGAGGCTGGATGAGCCCCTGGCCAGCTACATCTTTAGACAGGTAGATACCTAATCAAGAAAGTacatatgtaagggataattaATTACAATCACTTTATTACAGTCCCATATTGTTCTTTCATTCCGCTGTTATAGCCTGAAAGCTAATCTTATGTTCGCCAGATTCAAAGTCAGTAACATTGTGTACAGTTGACAAACAGTGAATATAATTTGATgtatgtttaacatttttatattaggagtgacagccaatcagaagggTATTCACCCCAGACCTTGTTATAAGACAGGAGAATGCGAAGTCTTCATTCATTAAACTGGAAGTTCTGTCTCTTCCCAGCTCGTCGCTGCTGTCTTCTATCTGAGGTCTAAGAACATCCTTCACAGGGACATAAAAGATGAGAACATCATCATCGACAAATATTTCCACATTCGACTGATAGATTTCGGCTCTGCTGCCATGATGACACCCAGCAAGGTCTTTTACAACTTCTGTGGCACTCTGGAGTACTGCTCCCCGGAGGTGCTTCGAGGAAATCCGTACGTACACAACATCTGAGAGTGACAGGGGTTATTTGCTCCTTCTCATTTAACAACAAAGAGGAAATGTTATATCAGTGTCTCTTAATGGTTACGGTCAAAGGGGGAATAACTGTATAATTGATTCTCTTTAATTAACTTTGTGTCCTTGTTGGTTTTTGTTGTAGCTATGAGGGTCCGGAGCTGGAGATGTGGTCTCTTGGTGTGTTGCTCTACACTCTGCTGTTCAGTGAGAACCCTTTCTGTGGCGTGGAGGAGATCCTGGAGGCCAAACTAAAGCCCCCATTCCCCCTCTCTGAAGGTATGCTGCTGACAGCAAGAAGCATTCATTGACTGTCGCACAGAAAAATCTTTCCCAAATTTTTTAACTCTCAGCAATTAAATGCTCTCTATTTACACCCTCAGACCTGCATGGTGTGTTATGTGGGCTGCTGCAGCCTGATCCCGCTCAGAGAATGACTCTGGACCAGCTGCTCTTGCAGTCCTGGATCAGCCAGCCCATTTCCCTGGCAGACTACAGCTGGACAGAAGTTGTCCCTGCGACTCAGAACTACTGTGAGTACCCTGACACTAGGGGTAGCCTAACAATCGCCAGACAGGTTTGCCATTTCAGATAAGATTAGGCTCCATCTGTAATTAAATGTCACTTTGCCCTGTACATTGTCTTTTGAAATATCTGTAAGTGAATCTCTTTTCCCCCAACTTAATATAGTAGATTTATGTACATGGCTTTAATAACCTGCAAACCCACTTAAGGTAATTGGGTATAAGCTTCCAACTCAAATGTTTTTGAACTGGCCTTCAAAAATCTGAAAGGTCAAACTTTAAATAGGATGAAATGGCGCCTGGCCAGacttgttttattcagtttcattttAGAGTTTCTAAAATACTGGTAACTTATTAGTGGATATTTTGTGATGCtacttttttctgtgtgtagAAGTCACCATAGAGAATGTGTAGTCTGTAGTCCTTGCTGTGAGAATTAGAGATGGTGATATATTCGTGCTAATGCACTCAGCATTCTCTactctttcaacaggctcaccacaGTACCAGGAACCTAGTCCTAAACTCTACATTGGGCAAGGTTTGTTCCCAGATCAAGGTGATGAAACTCTTCCCGatgatgtggaggaggaggaagatgaggatgaCAGGTTGTCAATGGTGGCCCTGGAAACAGAGCTTCAGAAGTACCTCCATGAGGATTGAAGACTGAACTTAAAAGGGAGTGCAGCCAAAACAGATGCCCAACAGTTAGACTGCAACAGTGCAAAGAGGACGTGAAGTGCAAAATAAGAAAAGGGTAGCTTGTGTTTGTCTAGACAGTAGTGTTTGATTATGGCCTTGGACTAAGTCTTTCAGAGACAAATGGACTTTGCCTTTTTAAGTATACACAGCGTGTGTGTAATGAATGTCATTGTCAAGCTTTTGTTGGTCAGAATGTGCTTGTTGATACAGTTGTGATTGCGGAGTGCAGCACAAGAAGGCAACGGCATCATGATGTACcagcagttttgtttttcctttttctttaacttaatctttgttttatttattcgtAGGATTTTGGGGAAAGGTTGAAGCATTAAAATTATAGCAATGCATTGCCAAGAAAACCCACAAGTGACCACAGCCTGGAGTTGTTTCCCTCAGAGACACTACACAGAGTAATTTGATTGAAGTTGAAGGAAATCTGTTGATCCAGCTTGTATTTCGTGCATTTGTCCTTTTCTGTTCATGATTTTAATCTCGggtcttttaattaaaaaatgtaagtatatttacaatattttatctatttatttttacacataaataaatattttaacacaaatatttttCACTTTATATTGTACTTTTCAATGTGATGATTAAAGAATTGTGTAATCAGAAGTTTAGCTAATTGTTTGTCATGCAAACATTGTAAATTTATTTGAATTTCATATTCTGTATGCAGCcagtaaacacagaaaatcatTAAATGGCACTGCAAtcaatgtttttgttgatgtaCCAAATTGCACCAGCTGCTTGGTTTGACTGATTTAAGCGGAGCATCTCTTAGTTGGATTTCatttgtcaaaaatgtgttgcctattattaaaaatacttcATGTAAACTTGACTTTAGTTAGTCTTTGTTTGGATATTGGACAGTCTAAGTAGTActatttaataaaaagaaatttgTGCCATATAGTAATACACTTCGGCATTGGTTTGGTGTCACTGGGTCACAAGACATGGAAACGATTGGaaagaaatgctgaattttcataataaatattcatatagAATAAAAGTCCTAGTAAAATCCAATAGAAAGAGGTGTATCTTATTTGTCCCATTTAGTAATACTATTTGGCAATGGTTtcgagtcagtgggtcacatgacagggaagctattgaaaaaaacattgtcttATAAAAATATGTgtgcaaaataaatacatacataacaCAGCAATCAAAATAAGTGTGCTACATAAAATCAGGGTCATCTATCATCAAGTCAGcatgaagaaacattttgtgtaaataaaaacaaacaaaagggtAATTTATTGAAGCTCCATACAACCTAAAACACTGCGGAACCTTTGTCCTCCTGCGCCAAAGCTGAAACACGGAAGTATATGTACGACGGACAAGCATGGGTACCCGAGTTGGTGCGCGTCAGGTGAATGAGAATgcaacaaaacatgacatttcttTAACTCATTATCACATAGAAACTTTGTAAAACGTTTGAGTTAATGTCTCGAACATTTTAAATGTCGGACAAATGAGTGTCAACCAGACGGCTAACAAACTTCCGCTGTAACCTTCATGTTTGCTAACTTTTGCTAATGATATCCCAGCTTCTGTATTAGCATAATTTCTGCTAACATGTTATCATCTTTCTCTGCAGCCATATCAGTGACCGGTGTCCCGCTCTGGCAAATAACTGCTCTGCGTGTTTATAACCACGTTTCTCTTTTCCACAGCTTCTCCGGTGGACGATAAGAAATGTCTCCTCTGTTGTCAGTCCGCCTCAGTTTTGGAGATGCCACCTCCAGCCTCTGTGCACGGGGTGCAGATTGTTGTGCTCCTCCACCAGCCTCCACCATGAACTCAGTTCTCCATCCAAGAAGCCAGACACAGAGCTGTCCCTGCGCATTTTCCTTGATATGGGATTCACAGACACCCAGGCAGAGCAGCTCCATGACACTGTGTCCAAACTGAGAGGAGGAAGTGCTGCCAAACATGTTCTGTCAACTCTCACAGCTCTGTTCGCCCTGGGCCTCAATCCATCCAGTGTGCTCAAGCTGCTGGACAAATGTCCTGAACTGTACAGCGTCAAGGAACCACAGCTTCAACAGCGGATAGACAACCTGCGGAAACTGGGTTTGGGTGAAGGTGAGGTCATGATACTTGTGCAGCATAGTTCATCATAAAACTGTTGACCAATTGCTTTAAAAGGAAGACATTAATATTAATTTGAATCTCTGTATGATTatgcaactgatgttttttccttttatccCCTCTTTAGGCAGTATTCAGAGAGTGGTGGCCTATTACCCTCAGATCCTAACCGTGCCTGTGAAGACAGTAAAAACTGCAGTGGGCTTCCTCAGGGAGAAGTGTCTGTTTACTGTCCAGCAGGTCACGGACATCCTCAGAGACAGTCCGGCCGTACTCACGGAGAACCTGGGTCAGCTGGAGTACAAGTTTCAGGTCAGCACGTAAAGCAGCTGAGACAGGAATGAGACATGAGAGTGTTTTACAGCCTTACGGCTGAAGAAAGAACATTGAAATTCAGCAAATATTTGGATTTTTAGATCATTACTACAGCaacttggtaaaaaaaaacttgtagaAATAAGTTTGGGTTCTGGAAAATTGTGATTTAGGTgattaataactcaaaatagaATGAGAAATGACCATAACTTGCGGTCCTTGATACGATACAATACAATCCCTTCCATACAACTGAATTACAGGCTGCTGTTCTCGTGGTAAACTGTAGATTTACTGACTTCCTCAAAACATGATCAAACAGCATCAAAGGTCACACTAGCTGTAAAAGATAACACCACTGCAGACGGGCATCCTGTTCAAATAGGCTATGTACCAATTCAGACTAGACACTAATTACACACAGAATGTaatatttactctttttttatgttatatatttatttgatatctACTAAACCAGAGGACCCACTGAGATTTATTAcaactctgagcagcatgtctATTTTATTGCACTGTGGGACAATAGTGTCCATCAACAGCGCACTGAAAACCAAACACATCTATTTATGGTCACTTTTTGAGCAGAGTTGCCACTTTTCCCGGTGTGAACACACTACATACTCTGCTCAATTGTGACATTGTTATATTACTCCCTCTGGTGGCCATTAATGATCTCCACATCCTTCAGGCAACGGTCGTTCCCCTGAGTGCCTGCTATTTATGTGCCTGAAGAAAATGTTGTATATTAAATGCAATATGCCATAAATACCAGGGATGTTCTACTGCATCCATTCGCATTTTACAGTATAGAAAGCCGGCATGCTTTTCTGGATCTTCTGACCCATAATCCCCTGTACAGCCTCCTCCAAAAGAGCACAGGTGGATGACAGCCCATTGGCTGCTTTATATAATTTGGGAACTGATCATTTAGCCATTAATAAGCTGATATGTCATATAGCTGAATACAATATATAGCTATCAACTGTATAActtatttataatatatttccAGTGAGTTACTTGTTATGCTCGGGCTGTAAGTACATCGTTTATCACAGCAGCTGTTATAAGTCGTTATTTGAGGTTATGTGATTTCTGACTCTCCAAACTGATCGTTGTTGTTTGTATCATCTCATCTTCCCACAGTACGTCTACTTCCGAATGGGTGTCAAACAGGGGGAGATGGTGAAGTCCAGGTTGTTCCGCTTCACTCTGGACGAGGTGCGCCACCGGCACAGTTTTCTGGAGCGCAGGGGCCTGTATCAAACCCCAGACAAGAAGGGACAGACGGTCATCCTCAACCCCAAACTGGACAGCATCCTCAGCGTCGACCAGAACACTTTCCTCACAGATGTTGCCCTGGCGTCAGCAGAGGAGTATGATGTTTTTAAGAGACTGATGGCAAGGGAATGGCAcgaacaggagcaggaggggggCAGGATTGAAGCTGATAGTGATGATGACGAGGAGGcggatgaggatgatgatgatgatgatgaaaaggaGGAGACTGGAGGAAGAAGTTCAtacaggaagaggagaaagaaatgaCAATGGCGGAGGGACTGAGAGGAAAGTGACGTACCTAATGATGAAAAATCGAGTGTCTCCTTAAGCTTTTGTCGAACTCAAGTACGTCATTAGGTGTCACAGGAAACTCTTAtctaaaacacacattcacacgtcACGTTGTGGTATTTATATGTAGCTTGTTCTCTATTGATAGCAGCTGGGTGTACCCGCTGGTTTGAAGTTGATTTATGTGTTTATCTAAGTGGCCACAAGGACGCGAGATCATGAGTGTGAGTTAATGCTGAAAAGTGAGGTCTGTATATATAAATGAATTACAACGAGCACGGTAAAAATGTTCTCCCATACATTCATTCCGCTCTCCAAAaggtgtttgacattttggtttGCGAGGTGTAAATGTGTTGGGTGCTTGGTGCAGTGCAACTGAACAGGAAATGTGAATCTAATCAATTTGATGATGTTCGTTTGAATAAATTCTTACCACCAAACCAGATTTTGAACATCTTGGGTAGTGATAAAGCAACAGAACGAGGAGCAGCGGAGAGGATGCAAGCTCCGCCCCGTTACTACGTGACGATCAAGTGGCCGTAGCTTTCTCCGTCCACGTATTATCTGTATGAGTCAACAAGGAGTGCATCAGATAAGGGCCGGTGTGTGAGACGAGTCGTACCAAACGGCCATTGATTTATAGAGGGGGTTAAATCTAATGGATATGCAACGCAGAGAGGCTTTTCTGTTCTGGACATCGGGTAAGAAAATGTACCTTTGGCCAATCAATAAATAGTCAATAGGTGTGTCGGAACAAAACTTGAACTGAAGGAAGTGATTTTCTGTATTTGGCTCAAGTGTTTGTAAACTTTTAGGGGAGTGGTAGTTTAATTATAATTCTTGTATTATACCGCTAAAAGAATGTAATATTAATATATCATAACAATTATATAATGTGTCCTTTTGTtaagttaaatgtgtgttttccaaTGTTTCTTTCATTGGGTTGATTATTTACAGCTTCAACTtcttcatttgcattttgtatCATTTGCAACATAACACTCGGGGGGGCAGAGTCCATCACTACATGGGGTTCATATTTGAATATTTGGGATAAATTATCTGGGATATGTTAAGACTGGGCTGTTACAAAAGCGTCATTAATGCCATTTTGATCAAGACTGAGTCAGCCAATGCAGTGCCTGGGAAAATATGTAATACGGCTGTGCCCAGCTTGCAGTATATCAAGATGATGGATATATGAATACGTAAAGATATTGGCATTGACagcggctgtttttttttaccttcattAAGAGAGCCATGTTTGGCTATAGCTGTTCATTCAATCATAATGTGTTTAAAGgaagagttcacccaaaaagtattcagtcattattaaCTCGTCTCATGACAATGgaaagttttaaaacaaaaacaaaaatggctccatacaatTCATCCgacataatccaagtctctggaagcccccaGATCCCAAACTggtttgaaaagacattatttacaacCGTGATGCAAGGTCTAGCTCGTGCATCCTCTTAAAAAGGGGGGTGTAAATAACGGCTTTTCAAATTAACATTGAATCTTGGGGCTTCTAGAGACTCCCGAAGAGCTGTGTGTGGCCTTCAGATGATTTTATTTCTGCCTGTTATcatacgttttaaaacaagtccccatctacctcagttgtttaGGGGAATGATGcagtgctgttttgctgtgatgctCCAGAAATTTTTTGGAGACTAAAGAAAACAACTTTACCTGGCGTGAAGGAGTAGATAATGACCAAATTAAAATGtgggggtgaactgttcctttaagctgTTTTATATGACGTGATCTATAAATTAAATATGTCTGCATTGACATCCTTACACTTTAAAGTTGGCCCACGCTCTTGATATTTATTTATGGTGTTTTCTTTCGCAGGAAGCTTCTGGAGGAAATAGTCAATACGCCATAAAACACACCCCCGTCTGAGtatctgtgtctctgttaaTCAACAGGCACAATGACGTCATCAGTGCTCATAGCAAACCTCACTCAGGATTGGGAGGAGAGCATTCGGAGGTGGCATCTCGAATTTTTCTTCATCCCCACCACAGTCATCACTCTGGCCACTCTGCTGGCCAATCCTGTTCTCCTGACCTGCATTTTCCTGTCGCGCACCCTGCGTAGGGAGACGCGTTACCTGCTGGTGGCCAACACCCTGATTGCAGACACGCTCTTCCTCATCCTCAACCTGGCCACGGTGATCTGTAACACTGTGAGAGTGCAGATACCCTGGCTGCTGTGTGAGCTGGTCACCGCTGTCACTGTCACCACCTACTGCTGTGCCATCCTCACCGTCACCCTCATGGTCATGGACACCTACGCTGCCGTTCGCTGGCCTCTACATTACCATGACATTCTTCCACCTGCCCGCACCCACCGCATTCTGGTGGGGGTGTGGGTCCTGGCGGCCGTGTACCCTTTCACCCTGGTGATCATGATGGAGGTGCAGAGGGGAAACCCCCAAGAAAAGGTGGCCGTGTGTCTGGTCCTCATCTCCCTCGGCTTCATTCAGCTCAAAGACGTGGTCGGGATCCACATCTACTTCTTCGTGGCTGCGCTCGTCTGTACTCTGCTCATTTTTTACTGCTACATTCGGCTCTACATGGTGACAAGGACCCATGGCATCTGGCAGAGCCGCTTCTCCAGGGCCCGGGTCACGCTGCTGGCTCACgggctgctgctcctgctctaCTTCGCCCCAGGCTTTGTTTTCGCCATGGAGCTGTCCCTGTTCCACAGAAAGGACATAAGTCAAGATGTCCGCGTGTGGATCAGCACGGTCAATATGTGCGTGTTCATGCTGCTGCCCAGGGCGATTGCCCCATACATGTATGGGCTGAGGTACAGGGAGCTCTTTGATACTCTGATGCAGCTGCTGCACAAGGACAGGAGACTCAGCCCGATCACAGTTTCATGAAGATACTGTTACTCAGAGTTATTACATTTCTCCACTGGAATTTAAGTATTTGACATGTTTTCTCAGTTGTCCTTCGACAAACGAAGCTGTAACTACAAGGGCGGTAGCCAGGATGTTACAAATACTGAAGTCATGAGTCAAATTCGCCCAGTTAAACCCCACCACACTGAGAGGGACTATTCTTTTGAATCAACATATTATTCatttgtatatattgtctaaATCAATGGTCTGCCACATAAGGCTTCATTTGTCCCAGTTAAGGAAACTTGGCAGTGTTCTAGTCAAAACCGCCTAAACTGAGGCAAAGTCATGAACAAGGGTAGAGTGTATTGTTTAGGTGCACTATGAGAAATGTCTTGATAGAATAATCAGAAAGCATTATGGGGGTGAATTCTATGTAtatggaatttaaaaaaaaacacaaacacagaagagcTGAAATCAGCGTAACCATCGTTATCCAACACTCCTTTCCCATGCTTTGCCATCCAACAATATGCAATTTCTGTGCAAGAATCAGGTTTTCTGGGTCACTCGTCTTCCCATCATTAAATACAATATGaattaaacaaatattttcaagtACTTCAACACGAGGGCTTGGGTTCTTGTATCAATTTACATCTTAACACAATACGATACGATGGGTTTCGCTTTTGGCCCCTGGCCCATTATGACATTTCAGGTTTGGCCCTCCAAGGGAAACAGTTTCAGCACCTTTGGTCTGAATACTGTCTCAAAACTCTCTCCACGACACCAAGAATGTAATTAGAGAAGCAccaaaatctattttttttcctcttaattTTACAGTAGACCAAATTGAGAATAGTACCTCTAAAACACTGTGTGTAATTTGTGTGTAAGTATAGAAAAAAATTCCACCTTAGCTTGTTAAAACTCCAGTATTCTCAGAATCAGCACTTGGaatatgttctctgtgttctcaGTGGTAGTAAAATCTTCGGACGCTGCCATGTCCATGTTCTATATCATGGAGTGGTTTTGTCTCGACGCTGACCGATACTTGATTCTTTTGGGATGATTCCGATTTCCCGAGTAAAGAATTCTAACATCAATATATCggctgatacacacacaatTATTAGAATGATCTCTCAAATGTGGGTATCAAACAAAAATAGGTCATGGAGGTAGGATATTGTACAGATTCACAATGAACTTGACtgtctaaaaatgactgaaacagcAACTTTACTGGAAATGTAActaaattgattaaaaaaaaacaaaattatccTAAGCATCTTTGTGTTGTCATGTGTTATAATCTCTTAATCAGCACGTATAGACAATATATATAACCTGATTTGTTAGATGTGTCACAGCCCAACATCGGCCAACTGGTGTATCAGTCAGTCTTCATGTCAGACCTGCctcctttgttgtttttgctct
The sequence above is drawn from the Sparus aurata chromosome 21, fSpaAur1.1, whole genome shotgun sequence genome and encodes:
- the mterf4 gene encoding transcription termination factor 4, mitochondrial encodes the protein MGTRVGARQLLRWTIRNVSSVVSPPQFWRCHLQPLCTGCRLLCSSTSLHHELSSPSKKPDTELSLRIFLDMGFTDTQAEQLHDTVSKLRGGSAAKHVLSTLTALFALGLNPSSVLKLLDKCPELYSVKEPQLQQRIDNLRKLGLGEGSIQRVVAYYPQILTVPVKTVKTAVGFLREKCLFTVQQVTDILRDSPAVLTENLGQLEYKFQYVYFRMGVKQGEMVKSRLFRFTLDEVRHRHSFLERRGLYQTPDKKGQTVILNPKLDSILSVDQNTFLTDVALASAEEYDVFKRLMAREWHEQEQEGGRIEADSDDDEEADEDDDDDDEKEETGGRSSYRKRRKK
- the LOC115573393 gene encoding probable G-protein coupled receptor 148 isoform X2, whose protein sequence is MSQQGVHQIRAGTMTSSVLIANLTQDWEESIRRWHLEFFFIPTTVITLATLLANPVLLTCIFLSRTLRRETRYLLVANTLIADTLFLILNLATVICNTVRVQIPWLLCELVTAVTVTTYCCAILTVTLMVMDTYAAVRWPLHYHDILPPARTHRILVGVWVLAAVYPFTLVIMMEVQRGNPQEKVAVCLVLISLGFIQLKDVVGIHIYFFVAALVCTLLIFYCYIRLYMVTRTHGIWQSRFSRARVTLLAHGLLLLLYFAPGFVFAMELSLFHRKDISQDVRVWISTVNMCVFMLLPRAIAPYMYGLRYRELFDTLMQLLHKDRRLSPITVS
- the LOC115573393 gene encoding probable G-protein coupled receptor 148 isoform X1; this translates as MDMQRREAFLFWTSGTMTSSVLIANLTQDWEESIRRWHLEFFFIPTTVITLATLLANPVLLTCIFLSRTLRRETRYLLVANTLIADTLFLILNLATVICNTVRVQIPWLLCELVTAVTVTTYCCAILTVTLMVMDTYAAVRWPLHYHDILPPARTHRILVGVWVLAAVYPFTLVIMMEVQRGNPQEKVAVCLVLISLGFIQLKDVVGIHIYFFVAALVCTLLIFYCYIRLYMVTRTHGIWQSRFSRARVTLLAHGLLLLLYFAPGFVFAMELSLFHRKDISQDVRVWISTVNMCVFMLLPRAIAPYMYGLRYRELFDTLMQLLHKDRRLSPITVS
- the LOC115573393 gene encoding probable G-protein coupled receptor 148 isoform X3 — protein: MTSSVLIANLTQDWEESIRRWHLEFFFIPTTVITLATLLANPVLLTCIFLSRTLRRETRYLLVANTLIADTLFLILNLATVICNTVRVQIPWLLCELVTAVTVTTYCCAILTVTLMVMDTYAAVRWPLHYHDILPPARTHRILVGVWVLAAVYPFTLVIMMEVQRGNPQEKVAVCLVLISLGFIQLKDVVGIHIYFFVAALVCTLLIFYCYIRLYMVTRTHGIWQSRFSRARVTLLAHGLLLLLYFAPGFVFAMELSLFHRKDISQDVRVWISTVNMCVFMLLPRAIAPYMYGLRYRELFDTLMQLLHKDRRLSPITVS